A genomic window from Streptomyces broussonetiae includes:
- the sigJ gene encoding RNA polymerase sigma factor SigJ, whose amino-acid sequence MSAPAPGTDPSLHTLFAERRRLINLSYRMLGSVQDAEDVVQETYIRWYALSEDEQRAISSPMAWLTKAATRICLDHLASARVRRERYIGQWLPEPLRDSGTWSSAGGEAGRLSTRDPGDQVTLDESVSMGMLVVLESMTPAERVAFVLHDVFGMPFAEVADTVGRSPAACRQLAASARRQVTRARSRTNDASRHSSVIAAFRLACETGDLDALIDLLALDVRSHSDGGGKVRAAARAVVGRDKVARLLLGLMRKEPGMDLVEEHVNGRLGFAVRLDGNTIAVIAVDVGNDDRVTDLWMVLNPDKLQAWQTGDEAQSAGPSRIPPLGNL is encoded by the coding sequence ATGAGCGCACCCGCCCCGGGAACCGACCCGTCGCTGCACACGCTGTTCGCCGAGCGCCGCAGGCTGATCAACCTCAGTTACCGCATGCTCGGCTCGGTCCAGGACGCCGAGGACGTCGTACAGGAGACCTACATCCGGTGGTACGCCCTGTCCGAGGACGAACAGCGGGCCATCTCCTCACCCATGGCCTGGCTGACGAAGGCCGCCACCCGCATCTGTCTCGACCACCTCGCCTCGGCCCGGGTGCGCCGGGAGCGCTACATCGGCCAGTGGCTTCCCGAGCCCCTGCGCGACAGCGGCACATGGAGCAGTGCCGGCGGTGAAGCGGGGCGGCTCAGCACGCGTGACCCCGGTGACCAGGTCACCCTGGACGAGTCGGTGAGCATGGGCATGCTCGTCGTGCTGGAGTCGATGACGCCGGCCGAGCGCGTCGCGTTCGTCCTGCACGACGTCTTCGGCATGCCGTTCGCCGAGGTCGCCGACACCGTGGGACGCAGCCCGGCCGCCTGCCGTCAGCTCGCTGCCTCGGCTCGTCGGCAGGTGACCCGCGCGCGCTCTCGTACCAACGACGCCTCCCGGCACAGCAGCGTCATCGCGGCGTTCCGTCTGGCGTGCGAGACCGGTGACCTGGATGCACTCATCGACCTGCTCGCCCTCGACGTACGCTCCCACTCGGATGGCGGCGGCAAGGTCCGCGCCGCCGCACGAGCCGTGGTCGGCCGGGACAAGGTGGCCCGGCTGCTCCTCGGTCTCATGCGCAAGGAGCCCGGCATGGACCTGGTCGAGGAGCACGTCAACGGACGCCTCGGATTCGCCGTCCGCCTCGACGGCAACACGATCGCGGTCATCGCCGTCGACGTCGGCAACGACGACAGGGTCACGGATCTGTGGATGGTGCTCAATCCCGACAAGCTCCAGGCGTGGCAGACCGGCGACGAGGCACAGTCCGCCGGCCCGTCGAGGATCCCGCCGCTCGGCAACCTGTGA
- a CDS encoding SDR family oxidoreductase, translating into MRIAVAGGTGLVGRYVVEALTAAGDQAVLISPSRGVDLLTGRGLSEALDEVEAVVDVTNSPRTAAGAATAFFEKAGRNLLAAEERAGVRRHLTLSVVGIDRASGFGYYRAKLAQEEVVRKGPIPWTILRATQFHEFAEQTLAQISGPVAIAPRLRSQPVAAREVGHALAELVKNEPQEYAPELAGPREEQVVEMARSVLRATRRRRLLVPLRLPGAAGAAMSGGALLPTGPGPRGVQTFEQWLAEHHH; encoded by the coding sequence ATGCGTATTGCCGTAGCGGGTGGCACGGGTCTGGTGGGCCGGTACGTCGTCGAGGCCCTGACCGCTGCCGGAGACCAGGCCGTCCTCATCTCACCGTCGCGTGGCGTGGACCTCCTGACCGGCCGGGGCCTGAGCGAGGCACTCGACGAGGTCGAGGCCGTGGTCGACGTGACCAACTCCCCCAGGACGGCGGCCGGGGCGGCAACCGCCTTCTTCGAGAAGGCGGGCCGCAACCTGCTGGCCGCCGAGGAGCGGGCCGGAGTGCGCCGTCATCTGACGCTGTCCGTCGTGGGCATCGACAGGGCCAGCGGGTTCGGCTACTACCGGGCGAAACTCGCGCAGGAAGAGGTGGTCAGGAAGGGGCCGATCCCGTGGACCATCCTGCGGGCCACCCAGTTCCACGAGTTCGCCGAGCAGACCCTCGCCCAGATCTCCGGCCCCGTCGCGATCGCCCCGCGCCTGCGCTCCCAGCCCGTCGCCGCCCGGGAAGTGGGCCACGCCCTGGCCGAGCTGGTGAAGAATGAGCCCCAGGAGTATGCGCCGGAGCTGGCCGGTCCCAGGGAGGAGCAGGTGGTGGAGATGGCGCGGAGCGTGCTGCGGGCAACGCGCAGACGCCGGCTGCTGGTTCCGCTCAGGCTGCCCGGTGCCGCCGGAGCCGCGATGAGCGGTGGAGCGTTGCTCCCCACCGGCCCCGGACCCCGCGGTGTGCAGACCTTCGAGCAGTGGCTGGCCGAGCACCACCACTGA
- a CDS encoding class I SAM-dependent methyltransferase: protein MVDHSFTDLSLAALYDSLNPWGPGDDFYLGLVREARSVLDIGCGTGRLLRRARDEGHPGRLTGLDPAAAMLVQARRARRDGVEWVLGDARVRRWDGEFDLVVMTGHAFQELVGDEEIRSCLKGVRAALADGGRFVFETRNPAARAWEKWTPERVYEVTAADGTPVRVWHEVQGDGPRAGRVRFTETYDGDGWPAPRVGHSVLRFLDNESLHSLLADAGLTIAEQYGDWARGPLTPASPEIITVARAGSGAG, encoded by the coding sequence GTGGTAGATCACTCGTTCACCGATCTCTCGCTTGCCGCGCTCTACGACAGCCTCAACCCCTGGGGGCCGGGTGACGACTTCTACCTCGGTCTGGTCCGGGAGGCCCGCTCGGTGCTCGACATCGGATGCGGTACCGGGCGGCTGCTGCGGCGGGCCCGGGACGAGGGGCATCCGGGGCGGCTGACCGGGCTCGATCCGGCCGCCGCCATGCTCGTACAGGCCCGGCGGGCCCGTCGGGACGGCGTCGAGTGGGTGCTCGGGGACGCCCGGGTACGGCGCTGGGACGGGGAGTTCGACCTCGTCGTGATGACCGGGCACGCCTTCCAGGAGCTGGTCGGGGACGAGGAGATCCGCAGCTGCCTCAAGGGCGTCCGCGCGGCCCTCGCCGACGGCGGCCGGTTCGTCTTCGAGACCCGCAACCCGGCCGCCCGGGCGTGGGAGAAGTGGACTCCCGAGCGGGTGTACGAGGTCACCGCCGCCGACGGCACGCCGGTGCGCGTGTGGCACGAGGTCCAGGGCGACGGGCCTCGCGCCGGACGCGTGCGGTTCACCGAGACCTATGACGGCGACGGGTGGCCCGCCCCTCGGGTCGGCCACAGCGTTCTGCGCTTCCTCGACAACGAGTCGTTGCACAGCCTCCTCGCCGACGCCGGGCTCACGATCGCAGAGCAGTACGGCGACTGGGCGCGGGGGCCGCTCACCCCCGCCAGTCCCGAGATCATCACCGTGGCCCGGGCGGGCAGCGGGGCGGGGTGA
- a CDS encoding ABC transporter ATP-binding protein: MSNTNPLLDVSGLTKHFPIKGGFPIRRTVGAVQAVDGLDFQVAEGESLGLVGESGCGKSTTGRLITRLLEPTGGKITYRGQDISHAGRKELAPIRSEIQMIFQDPYASLNPRQTVGKIISGPMEINDINPEGGREKRVRELLEIVGLNPEHYNRFPHEFSGGQRQRIGVARALALEPKLIVADEPVSALDVSIQAQVVNLLQKVQKELGIAFVFIAHDLAIVRHFSQRVAVMYLGKIVEIADRDDLYDNPRHPYTRALLSAVPEATVDAEQRERIRLVGDVPSPINPPSGCRFRTRCWKATEKCATEAPTLLQVDGNKPGHLTACHYPETQETIPAPRLPKDALSKDPEAAA, translated from the coding sequence ATGAGCAACACGAACCCCCTCCTGGACGTCTCCGGGCTCACCAAGCACTTCCCGATCAAGGGCGGCTTCCCGATCCGGCGGACCGTCGGCGCGGTGCAGGCCGTGGACGGGCTGGACTTCCAGGTCGCCGAGGGCGAGAGCCTGGGCCTGGTCGGCGAGTCCGGCTGCGGCAAGTCGACGACGGGCCGGCTGATCACCCGCCTCCTCGAGCCGACCGGCGGCAAGATCACCTACCGTGGTCAGGACATCAGCCACGCGGGCCGCAAGGAGCTGGCGCCGATCCGCTCCGAGATCCAGATGATCTTCCAGGACCCGTACGCCTCGCTGAACCCGCGGCAGACGGTCGGCAAGATCATTTCCGGTCCGATGGAGATCAACGACATCAACCCGGAGGGCGGCCGCGAGAAGCGGGTCCGTGAGCTCCTGGAGATCGTCGGCCTGAACCCGGAGCACTACAACCGCTTCCCGCACGAGTTCTCCGGCGGCCAGCGCCAGCGCATCGGCGTGGCCCGCGCGCTCGCTCTGGAGCCCAAGCTGATCGTCGCCGACGAGCCGGTCTCGGCCCTGGACGTCTCGATCCAGGCGCAGGTCGTCAACCTGCTCCAGAAGGTCCAGAAGGAACTGGGCATCGCCTTCGTCTTCATCGCCCACGACCTCGCGATCGTCCGGCACTTCTCGCAGCGCGTCGCGGTCATGTACCTCGGCAAGATCGTCGAGATCGCCGACCGCGACGACCTGTACGACAACCCGCGCCACCCCTACACCCGGGCCCTGCTCTCCGCCGTGCCCGAGGCGACGGTGGACGCGGAGCAGCGTGAGCGCATCCGCCTGGTCGGCGACGTCCCCTCGCCCATCAACCCGCCCTCCGGCTGCCGGTTCCGCACCCGCTGCTGGAAGGCGACGGAGAAGTGCGCGACGGAGGCACCGACCCTGCTCCAGGTCGACGGCAACAAGCCCGGCCACCTGACCGCCTGCCACTACCCGGAGACGCAGGAGACGATCCCTGCTCCCCGGCTGCCCAAGGACGCCCTCTCCAAGGACCCCGAGGCAGCGGCCTGA
- a CDS encoding ABC transporter ATP-binding protein, which produces MSTPFLSLRDLRVHFSTEDGIVKAVDGLSFDLEKGKTLGIVGESGSGKSVTNMAILGLHDPRNTTMDGEILLDGKELISATESELEKLRGNKMSMIFQDALASLSPYHTIGAQIAETYRKHTGCSKKQARDRAIEMLRRVGIPQPDTRVDDYPHQFSGGMRQRAMIAMALVNDPELLIADEPTTALDVTVQAQIMDLLKDLQQEFGTAIIFITHDLGVIADIADDVLVMYGGRCVERGTKKQVLSQPDHPYTLGLLNSMPSLDGPVDVPLSPIPGSPPSLLNPPSGCRFHPRCAFAEKVPGGLCSTERPKLDVVEGRGAACHLTQEQKQDLFADFAATRHN; this is translated from the coding sequence ATGAGCACTCCCTTCCTCTCCCTGCGCGACCTGCGGGTCCACTTCTCCACCGAGGACGGCATCGTCAAGGCCGTCGACGGGCTGTCGTTCGACCTGGAGAAGGGCAAGACCCTCGGCATCGTCGGCGAGTCCGGCTCCGGCAAGTCCGTCACCAACATGGCGATCCTGGGCCTGCACGACCCGCGCAACACCACGATGGACGGCGAGATCCTGCTCGACGGCAAGGAGCTGATCAGCGCCACCGAGTCCGAGCTGGAAAAGCTGCGCGGCAACAAGATGTCCATGATCTTCCAGGACGCGCTGGCCTCGCTCTCGCCGTACCACACCATCGGCGCCCAGATCGCCGAGACGTACCGCAAGCACACCGGCTGCTCCAAGAAGCAGGCCCGGGACCGCGCGATCGAGATGCTGCGCCGCGTCGGCATCCCGCAGCCCGACACCCGGGTGGACGACTACCCGCACCAGTTCTCCGGCGGTATGCGCCAGCGCGCGATGATCGCCATGGCGCTGGTGAACGACCCCGAGCTGCTGATCGCCGACGAGCCGACCACGGCCCTCGACGTGACGGTCCAGGCCCAGATCATGGACCTGCTCAAGGACCTCCAGCAGGAGTTCGGCACCGCCATCATCTTCATCACCCACGACCTCGGCGTCATCGCCGACATCGCGGACGACGTGCTGGTGATGTACGGCGGCCGGTGCGTGGAGCGCGGCACCAAGAAGCAGGTGCTGAGCCAGCCGGACCACCCGTACACCCTGGGCCTGCTGAACTCGATGCCGAGCCTGGACGGTCCGGTCGACGTGCCGCTCTCCCCCATCCCCGGCTCCCCGCCCTCGCTGCTCAACCCGCCGTCCGGCTGCCGCTTCCACCCGCGCTGCGCGTTCGCCGAGAAGGTCCCGGGCGGCCTGTGCTCCACCGAGCGCCCGAAGCTCGACGTGGTCGAGGGCCGCGGCGCCGCCTGCCACCTCACCCAGGAGCAGAAGCAGGACCTCTTCGCCGACTTCGCCGCAACCCGGCACAACTGA
- a CDS encoding ABC transporter permease — MLRFLIRRTLGAAVILLIISALVFVLFYAAPRDPARIACGKVCTPETLALVKKNLGIDHSLPVQYWDWLKGVFVGRDYASYGHCSAPCLGYSFQNREPVLGTIEDRFPTTLSLAIGSSVVFLIFGVGTGMLAAVKQGKALDKIASSASLVASSMQIFVVGVFATYLLVDQWHLLDRANYTPFTQNPGQWFTGLLVPWLVLSLIFTANYTRMTRSQMVESLSEDYVRTARAKGLSRRTVFFRFAWRGAMGPIITIFGLDLGTLLGGAIITEQTFSLQGIGALSVKAVSTNDLPILLGVVLVAAAAIVVFNIIVDAAYALIDPRVRVA, encoded by the coding sequence ATGCTCCGCTTCCTCATCCGCCGGACCCTCGGCGCCGCTGTGATCCTGCTGATCATCAGCGCCCTGGTGTTCGTCCTGTTCTACGCCGCTCCGCGTGACCCCGCCCGCATCGCGTGCGGCAAGGTCTGCACCCCCGAGACCCTGGCCCTGGTGAAGAAGAACCTGGGGATCGACCACTCGCTCCCCGTGCAGTACTGGGACTGGCTCAAGGGTGTCTTCGTGGGACGTGACTATGCGTCCTACGGGCATTGCAGCGCGCCGTGCCTCGGCTACTCCTTCCAGAACCGCGAGCCGGTCCTCGGCACCATCGAGGACCGCTTCCCGACCACGCTCTCCCTGGCCATCGGCAGCTCCGTGGTCTTCCTGATCTTCGGCGTCGGCACCGGCATGCTGGCCGCGGTCAAGCAGGGCAAGGCCCTCGACAAGATCGCCAGCTCCGCCTCGCTGGTCGCGTCCTCGATGCAGATCTTCGTCGTCGGCGTCTTCGCCACGTACCTCCTCGTGGACCAGTGGCACCTGCTCGACCGGGCCAACTACACGCCGTTCACCCAGAACCCGGGCCAGTGGTTCACCGGCCTGCTGGTGCCCTGGCTGGTGCTGTCGCTGATCTTCACCGCCAACTACACCCGTATGACGCGCTCCCAGATGGTCGAGTCGCTCAGCGAGGACTACGTGCGCACGGCCCGTGCCAAGGGCCTCTCCCGCCGGACGGTGTTCTTCCGCTTCGCCTGGCGCGGCGCGATGGGCCCGATCATCACCATCTTCGGCCTCGACCTCGGCACCCTGCTCGGCGGCGCGATCATCACCGAGCAGACCTTCAGCCTCCAGGGCATCGGCGCCCTGTCGGTGAAGGCGGTCAGCACCAACGACCTGCCGATACTGCTCGGCGTGGTCCTGGTCGCCGCGGCCGCGATCGTCGTCTTCAACATCATCGTCGACGCCGCGTACGCCCTCATCGACCCGCGCGTACGCGTCGCCTAA
- a CDS encoding ABC transporter substrate-binding protein: protein MSLSRRNFVIATSVAAAGSTLLSACSSGGGGGTGNTPTDGATSYTGAKVAIGTKADSTGPAPEIPGAKKGGTIYGLAPQDFSHLDPQRIYFAYNSSAALLLHRCLTGYKVDASGHETLVGDLATDTGTVSKDNKTWTFTLKEGLKWEDGSELTVDDVRHGIERLWAPFITESATYVQMALTGKGAKWRDAYEGPYKGKHLDSIVTDKAKRTITFQLAEPKPDFNFTLGMHSYAATSVKLDTKEKYDKQPAACGPYKIKAHTTDKSMVLVRNKYWDPATDSIRNAYPDGFEFTFGIEALDSTDRFIADQGNDQYAVSIYKGVPAERIQKVLTDPALKARSFNGLTPGIYYYAINTKRVTDLKVRQALNYAWPLQQIRQIYGGPSAGDFATSILSPDIIGYEKYDLYGKLTKPQGDPEKSKALLKEAGKLGMKIVYAYPKDPTYDKTKVVIENALKAAGFTPVIKPVDNTTYYDQIQQINNSYDVTWFGWSSDWPTAYTMIQPLFDGAAIGNGQNNISQTNISWINDGIKKNAVIADQQEAGKAWAALDKRIMQEVAPIIPETFQRRYFLFGSKVGGAQFDPQFSATLLYKTFVKA, encoded by the coding sequence ATGTCTCTCTCCCGCAGAAACTTTGTCATCGCCACCTCTGTCGCGGCCGCGGGCTCGACGCTGCTGTCCGCGTGCAGCAGCGGCGGCGGGGGCGGCACCGGCAACACCCCCACCGACGGGGCCACCTCGTACACCGGTGCCAAGGTCGCCATCGGCACCAAGGCCGACTCGACCGGCCCGGCCCCGGAGATCCCCGGTGCGAAGAAGGGCGGCACGATCTACGGTCTGGCGCCGCAGGACTTCTCCCACCTGGACCCGCAGCGCATCTACTTCGCGTACAACTCCTCGGCCGCGCTGCTCCTGCACCGCTGCCTGACCGGCTACAAGGTCGACGCCTCGGGTCACGAGACCCTCGTCGGCGACCTCGCCACCGACACCGGCACGGTCTCCAAGGACAACAAGACCTGGACCTTCACGCTGAAGGAGGGTCTGAAGTGGGAGGACGGCAGCGAGCTGACCGTCGACGACGTCCGCCACGGCATCGAGCGCCTGTGGGCCCCGTTCATCACGGAGAGCGCCACCTACGTCCAGATGGCGCTGACGGGCAAGGGCGCCAAGTGGCGTGACGCGTACGAGGGCCCGTACAAGGGCAAGCACCTCGACTCGATCGTCACCGACAAGGCGAAGCGGACCATCACCTTCCAGCTCGCCGAGCCCAAGCCGGACTTCAACTTCACGCTGGGGATGCACTCCTACGCCGCCACCTCGGTGAAGCTGGACACCAAGGAGAAGTACGACAAGCAGCCGGCCGCCTGCGGTCCGTACAAGATCAAGGCCCACACGACCGACAAGTCGATGGTCCTGGTCCGCAACAAGTACTGGGACCCGGCGACCGACTCGATCCGCAACGCGTACCCGGACGGCTTCGAGTTCACCTTCGGCATCGAGGCCCTGGACTCCACCGACCGCTTCATCGCGGACCAGGGCAACGACCAGTACGCCGTGTCGATCTACAAGGGCGTCCCGGCCGAGCGCATCCAGAAGGTCCTCACCGACCCGGCGCTGAAGGCCCGCAGCTTCAACGGCCTCACCCCGGGCATCTACTACTACGCGATCAACACCAAGCGCGTCACCGACCTGAAGGTCCGCCAGGCCCTGAACTACGCCTGGCCGCTGCAGCAGATCCGGCAGATCTACGGCGGCCCGTCCGCCGGTGACTTCGCCACCTCGATCCTCAGCCCCGACATCATCGGGTACGAGAAGTACGACCTCTACGGCAAGCTCACCAAGCCGCAGGGCGACCCGGAGAAGTCCAAGGCGCTCCTCAAGGAGGCCGGCAAGCTGGGCATGAAGATCGTCTACGCGTACCCGAAGGACCCGACCTACGACAAGACCAAGGTCGTCATCGAGAACGCGCTGAAGGCGGCCGGCTTCACTCCGGTCATCAAGCCGGTCGACAACACCACGTACTACGACCAGATCCAGCAGATCAACAACAGCTACGACGTGACGTGGTTCGGTTGGTCCTCGGACTGGCCGACCGCCTACACCATGATCCAGCCGCTGTTCGACGGCGCTGCCATCGGCAACGGCCAGAACAACATCTCGCAGACCAACATCAGCTGGATCAACGACGGGATCAAGAAGAACGCGGTGATCGCCGACCAGCAGGAGGCGGGCAAGGCCTGGGCCGCGCTGGACAAGCGGATCATGCAGGAGGTCGCGCCGATCATCCCCGAGACCTTCCAGCGCCGCTACTTCCTGTTCGGCTCGAAGGTCGGCGGCGCCCAGTTCGACCCGCAGTTCTCCGCGACCCTGCTGTACAAGACCTTCGTGAAGGCCTGA
- a CDS encoding ABC transporter permease, with translation MTTPSPSPAAPLEVTDEDSAASAKPGTPKGSESRSPGRLAWIRFRRDRTGVISAFVVIFFFVVGIGAPLIAKLYGKDPYTTYGMNIPGLLNQFNYPVKPNGGISSDFWFGIEPQLGRDVFTFLLYGIRNSLMIATAAALLTTVLGVVIGITAGYLGGKTDYFVGRVIDILLAFPQTLFFIAFWPVAIAIFVSPDENTPTWLTVVSLIVVMTVFGWASIARLLRGEVLALREREFVEAAKVTGASPARIIFKELLPNLWTPILIQATLLLPTYVTTEAALAFLGVGLSDPTPDWGVMIQNGAKVYQDDITFMLFPGVAMVLFVVAFNLLGDSVRDALDPKTKR, from the coding sequence ATGACCACCCCCTCCCCTTCCCCGGCCGCCCCACTCGAGGTGACCGACGAAGACAGCGCCGCATCGGCGAAGCCCGGCACCCCCAAGGGCTCCGAGAGCCGCTCCCCGGGGCGCCTGGCCTGGATCCGCTTCAGGCGGGACCGGACGGGCGTCATATCTGCCTTTGTGGTGATCTTCTTCTTTGTCGTGGGCATCGGCGCACCGCTGATCGCCAAGCTGTACGGCAAGGACCCGTACACGACGTACGGCATGAACATCCCGGGACTGCTCAACCAGTTCAACTACCCGGTCAAGCCCAACGGCGGCATCAGCTCCGACTTCTGGTTCGGCATCGAGCCGCAGCTCGGGCGGGACGTCTTCACGTTCCTGCTCTACGGCATCCGCAACTCGCTGATGATCGCGACGGCCGCCGCTCTGCTGACGACCGTCCTCGGCGTCGTCATCGGTATCACCGCCGGCTACCTGGGCGGCAAGACGGACTACTTCGTCGGCCGCGTGATCGACATCCTGCTGGCGTTCCCGCAGACCCTGTTCTTCATCGCCTTCTGGCCGGTGGCCATCGCGATCTTCGTCTCTCCCGACGAGAACACCCCGACGTGGCTGACCGTCGTCAGCCTCATCGTGGTGATGACGGTCTTCGGCTGGGCCTCCATCGCCCGACTTCTGCGCGGTGAGGTACTCGCCCTGCGCGAGCGGGAGTTCGTGGAGGCGGCCAAGGTCACCGGCGCCTCCCCGGCCCGCATCATCTTCAAGGAACTGCTGCCCAACCTGTGGACCCCGATCCTCATCCAGGCAACGCTGCTCCTTCCGACCTACGTCACCACGGAAGCGGCTCTCGCCTTCCTCGGCGTCGGGCTCTCGGACCCGACCCCCGACTGGGGCGTGATGATCCAGAACGGCGCCAAGGTCTACCAGGACGACATCACCTTCATGCTCTTCCCGGGTGTGGCGATGGTGCTCTTCGTCGTCGCGTTCAACCTTCTCGGCGACTCGGTCCGTGACGCACTGGACCCGAAGACCAAGCGCTGA
- a CDS encoding peptide ABC transporter substrate-binding protein — MRGVTRVRWAGCAIAAGVLAAGCGGGGGYGGAGVLTSSWGDPQNPLEPTNTNEVQGGKVLDMIFRGLKKYDPRTGKAENMLAERIDTPDSRNFTITVKNGWRFSNGEPVTARSFVDAWNYGASLKNNQKNAYFFGYIEGYDQVHPDSGLQRADTLSGLRVTGPRTFTVRLGQKFSSFPDTLGYVAYAPLPRAFFTDHAAWLSKPVGNGPYEIDSYTKGSAMTLKKWDGYPGPDPARNVGVTLLVYTDSNTAYTDVLAGNLDLVDDVPATQLKNVETDLNGRYINTPAGILQTLAFPYYDPGWNTSGAQKVRTGLSMAINRKQITETIFRRTRTPATDWTSPVLGTAGGFQAGLCGHACDYDPVQAKKLIQEGGGIPGGRLKITYNADTGSHKQWVDAVCNSINNALGNDTACVGNPVGTFADFRNQIGQHKMTGPFRAGWQMDYPLIQNFLQPLYYTNASSNDGKWSNQEFDRLVDRANAETDRSRAVALFQQAEKVVRDHMAAIPLWYQNGSAGYASRLSHVALNPFSVPVYNEIKVG; from the coding sequence ATGCGTGGAGTCACGCGCGTCCGGTGGGCCGGCTGCGCGATCGCCGCGGGGGTGCTGGCCGCCGGTTGCGGGGGCGGCGGCGGATACGGCGGAGCCGGGGTGCTGACCTCCTCCTGGGGCGATCCGCAGAACCCGCTGGAGCCCACCAACACCAACGAGGTGCAGGGCGGCAAGGTCCTCGACATGATCTTCCGGGGCCTGAAGAAGTACGACCCGAGGACCGGCAAGGCCGAGAACATGCTCGCCGAGCGCATCGACACCCCGGACTCGCGGAACTTCACGATCACCGTCAAGAACGGCTGGAGGTTCAGCAACGGCGAGCCGGTGACCGCCAGGTCCTTCGTGGACGCCTGGAACTACGGGGCGAGCCTGAAGAACAACCAGAAGAACGCCTACTTCTTCGGCTACATCGAGGGCTACGACCAGGTCCACCCCGACAGCGGCCTCCAGCGCGCCGACACCCTGTCCGGCCTCAGGGTCACCGGCCCGAGGACCTTCACCGTCCGGCTGGGCCAGAAGTTCTCCAGCTTTCCCGACACCCTCGGCTACGTCGCCTACGCCCCGCTCCCGCGCGCCTTCTTCACCGACCACGCGGCCTGGCTGAGCAAGCCGGTCGGCAACGGGCCCTACGAGATCGACTCGTACACCAAGGGCTCGGCCATGACCCTGAAGAAATGGGACGGCTATCCCGGGCCCGACCCGGCCCGCAACGTCGGGGTGACCCTCCTTGTGTACACCGACAGCAACACCGCGTACACCGATGTGCTGGCCGGCAACCTCGACCTGGTCGACGACGTACCCGCCACCCAGCTCAAGAACGTCGAGACCGACCTGAACGGCCGTTACATCAACACCCCGGCCGGCATCCTGCAGACCCTGGCCTTCCCCTATTACGACCCCGGGTGGAACACGAGCGGGGCACAGAAGGTCCGTACGGGCCTGTCCATGGCGATCAACCGCAAGCAGATCACCGAGACCATCTTCCGCCGCACCCGCACCCCGGCCACCGACTGGACCTCCCCGGTCCTCGGTACGGCCGGCGGCTTCCAGGCCGGACTGTGCGGCCACGCCTGCGACTACGACCCGGTGCAGGCCAAGAAGCTCATCCAGGAGGGCGGCGGCATCCCCGGCGGCCGACTGAAGATCACCTACAACGCGGACACGGGCTCGCACAAGCAGTGGGTGGACGCCGTGTGCAACTCCATCAACAACGCCCTCGGCAACGACACGGCCTGCGTGGGCAACCCGGTCGGCACCTTCGCCGACTTCCGCAACCAGATCGGGCAGCACAAGATGACCGGTCCCTTCCGGGCCGGCTGGCAGATGGACTACCCGTTGATCCAGAACTTCCTGCAGCCGCTGTACTACACGAACGCCTCGTCCAACGACGGCAAGTGGTCGAACCAGGAGTTCGACCGGCTCGTGGACCGGGCCAACGCCGAGACCGACCGGTCCCGGG